One genomic region from Balaenoptera musculus isolate JJ_BM4_2016_0621 chromosome X, mBalMus1.pri.v3, whole genome shotgun sequence encodes:
- the ATP1B4 gene encoding protein ATP1B4 isoform X2, translated as MRRQLRSRRAPAFPYGYRYRLDDQDEVNQNYLADEEEEAEEEARVMVVPDLEEEEEEEEEEEKEEEEKEEEESQTQETGSAWWRKWQIVNEYLWDPEKRMSLARTGLILVIYFFFYASLAAVITLCMYTLFLTISPYMPTFTERVKPPGVMIRPFAHSLNFNFNVSEPDTWQHYVISLNGFLQGYNDSLQEEMNVDCPPGQYFIQDGNEDEDKKACQFKRSFLKNCSGLEDPTFGYSTGQPCILLKMNRIVGFRPEPGDPVKVSCKVQRGDENDIRSINYYPESASFDLRYYPYYGKLTHVNYTSPLVAMHFTDVVKNQAVPVQCQLKGKGIINDVINDRFVGRVIFTLNIET; from the exons ATGAGAAGGCAGCTCCGGTCCAGAAGGGCTCCGGCCTTTCCTTACGGTTATCGCTACAGACTT GATGATCAGGATGAAGTGAACCAGAACTACTTAGcagatgaagaggaagaagcagaagaagaggCTCGGGTGATGGTGGTACCTgatttggaggaggaggaggaggaggaagaagaggaggagaaagaagaagaggaaaaggaggaggaagagagtcAGACTCAGGAAACAGGCAGTGCCTGGTGGCGGAAATGGCAGATCGTGAACGAATACCTGTGGGATCCGGAGAAAAGGATGTCTCTGGCCCGAACAG GCCTGATCTTAGTCATTTACTTCTTCTTCTATGCTTCCCTGGCCGCTGTGATCACCCTCTGCATGTACACGCTATTTCTGACCATCAGTCCTTACATGCCGACCTTCACTGAGAGGGTGAAGCCTCCTG GAGTTATGATCAGACCCTTCGCCCATAGCCTTAACTTCAACTTCAACGTTTCTGAACCTGACACTTGGCAGCATTATGTGATTAGTCTAAATGGCTTTCTCCAGG GTTATAATGACAGTCTTCAAGAGGAAATGAATGTAGATTGCCCCCCGGGCCAATACTTCATCCAAGATGGTAATGAGGATGAGGACAAGAAGGCCTGCCAATTTAAGCGCTCCTTCCTGAAGAACTGCTCTGGCCTGGAGGACCCTACTTTTGGCTACTCTACTGGACAGCCCTGCATCCTTCTAAAGATGAACCGG ATTGTTGGCTTTCGTCCTGAGCCTGGAGACCCTGTGAAGGTTTCCTGCAAAGTTCAG AGAGGTGATGAAAACGACATCCGATCCATCAATTACTACCCAGAGTCGGCTTCTTTTGACCTCCGTTACTACCCTTACTATGGCAAACTGACTCAC GTTAACTACACCTCCCCGCTGGTGGCAATGCACTTTACAGATGTAGTGAAGAACCAAGCGGTGCCTGTGCAGTGCCAACTGAAGGGCAAAGGCATCATAAATGATGTCATCAATGATCGTTTTGTGGGTAGGGTAATCTTTACTCTGAACATAGAAACCTAA
- the ATP1B4 gene encoding protein ATP1B4 isoform X3, with translation MRRQLRSRRAPAFPYGYRYRLDDQDEVNQNYLADEEEEAEEEARVMVVPDLEEEEEEEEEEEKEEEEKEEEESQTQETGSAWWRKWQIVNEYLWDPEKRMSLARTGQSWSLILVIYFFFYASLAAVITLCMYTLFLTISPYMPTFTERVKPPGYNDSLQEEMNVDCPPGQYFIQDGNEDEDKKACQFKRSFLKNCSGLEDPTFGYSTGQPCILLKMNRIVGFRPEPGDPVKVSCKVQRGDENDIRSINYYPESASFDLRYYPYYGKLTHVNYTSPLVAMHFTDVVKNQAVPVQCQLKGKGIINDVINDRFVGRVIFTLNIET, from the exons ATGAGAAGGCAGCTCCGGTCCAGAAGGGCTCCGGCCTTTCCTTACGGTTATCGCTACAGACTT GATGATCAGGATGAAGTGAACCAGAACTACTTAGcagatgaagaggaagaagcagaagaagaggCTCGGGTGATGGTGGTACCTgatttggaggaggaggaggaggaggaagaagaggaggagaaagaagaagaggaaaaggaggaggaagagagtcAGACTCAGGAAACAGGCAGTGCCTGGTGGCGGAAATGGCAGATCGTGAACGAATACCTGTGGGATCCGGAGAAAAGGATGTCTCTGGCCCGAACAGGTCAGAGTTGGA GCCTGATCTTAGTCATTTACTTCTTCTTCTATGCTTCCCTGGCCGCTGTGATCACCCTCTGCATGTACACGCTATTTCTGACCATCAGTCCTTACATGCCGACCTTCACTGAGAGGGTGAAGCCTCCTG GTTATAATGACAGTCTTCAAGAGGAAATGAATGTAGATTGCCCCCCGGGCCAATACTTCATCCAAGATGGTAATGAGGATGAGGACAAGAAGGCCTGCCAATTTAAGCGCTCCTTCCTGAAGAACTGCTCTGGCCTGGAGGACCCTACTTTTGGCTACTCTACTGGACAGCCCTGCATCCTTCTAAAGATGAACCGG ATTGTTGGCTTTCGTCCTGAGCCTGGAGACCCTGTGAAGGTTTCCTGCAAAGTTCAG AGAGGTGATGAAAACGACATCCGATCCATCAATTACTACCCAGAGTCGGCTTCTTTTGACCTCCGTTACTACCCTTACTATGGCAAACTGACTCAC GTTAACTACACCTCCCCGCTGGTGGCAATGCACTTTACAGATGTAGTGAAGAACCAAGCGGTGCCTGTGCAGTGCCAACTGAAGGGCAAAGGCATCATAAATGATGTCATCAATGATCGTTTTGTGGGTAGGGTAATCTTTACTCTGAACATAGAAACCTAA
- the ATP1B4 gene encoding protein ATP1B4 isoform X1 has product MRRQLRSRRAPAFPYGYRYRLDDQDEVNQNYLADEEEEAEEEARVMVVPDLEEEEEEEEEEEKEEEEKEEEESQTQETGSAWWRKWQIVNEYLWDPEKRMSLARTGQSWSLILVIYFFFYASLAAVITLCMYTLFLTISPYMPTFTERVKPPGVMIRPFAHSLNFNFNVSEPDTWQHYVISLNGFLQGYNDSLQEEMNVDCPPGQYFIQDGNEDEDKKACQFKRSFLKNCSGLEDPTFGYSTGQPCILLKMNRIVGFRPEPGDPVKVSCKVQRGDENDIRSINYYPESASFDLRYYPYYGKLTHVNYTSPLVAMHFTDVVKNQAVPVQCQLKGKGIINDVINDRFVGRVIFTLNIET; this is encoded by the exons ATGAGAAGGCAGCTCCGGTCCAGAAGGGCTCCGGCCTTTCCTTACGGTTATCGCTACAGACTT GATGATCAGGATGAAGTGAACCAGAACTACTTAGcagatgaagaggaagaagcagaagaagaggCTCGGGTGATGGTGGTACCTgatttggaggaggaggaggaggaggaagaagaggaggagaaagaagaagaggaaaaggaggaggaagagagtcAGACTCAGGAAACAGGCAGTGCCTGGTGGCGGAAATGGCAGATCGTGAACGAATACCTGTGGGATCCGGAGAAAAGGATGTCTCTGGCCCGAACAGGTCAGAGTTGGA GCCTGATCTTAGTCATTTACTTCTTCTTCTATGCTTCCCTGGCCGCTGTGATCACCCTCTGCATGTACACGCTATTTCTGACCATCAGTCCTTACATGCCGACCTTCACTGAGAGGGTGAAGCCTCCTG GAGTTATGATCAGACCCTTCGCCCATAGCCTTAACTTCAACTTCAACGTTTCTGAACCTGACACTTGGCAGCATTATGTGATTAGTCTAAATGGCTTTCTCCAGG GTTATAATGACAGTCTTCAAGAGGAAATGAATGTAGATTGCCCCCCGGGCCAATACTTCATCCAAGATGGTAATGAGGATGAGGACAAGAAGGCCTGCCAATTTAAGCGCTCCTTCCTGAAGAACTGCTCTGGCCTGGAGGACCCTACTTTTGGCTACTCTACTGGACAGCCCTGCATCCTTCTAAAGATGAACCGG ATTGTTGGCTTTCGTCCTGAGCCTGGAGACCCTGTGAAGGTTTCCTGCAAAGTTCAG AGAGGTGATGAAAACGACATCCGATCCATCAATTACTACCCAGAGTCGGCTTCTTTTGACCTCCGTTACTACCCTTACTATGGCAAACTGACTCAC GTTAACTACACCTCCCCGCTGGTGGCAATGCACTTTACAGATGTAGTGAAGAACCAAGCGGTGCCTGTGCAGTGCCAACTGAAGGGCAAAGGCATCATAAATGATGTCATCAATGATCGTTTTGTGGGTAGGGTAATCTTTACTCTGAACATAGAAACCTAA
- the ATP1B4 gene encoding protein ATP1B4 isoform X4, with product MVVPDLEEEEEEEEEEEKEEEEKEEEESQTQETGSAWWRKWQIVNEYLWDPEKRMSLARTGQSWSLILVIYFFFYASLAAVITLCMYTLFLTISPYMPTFTERVKPPGVMIRPFAHSLNFNFNVSEPDTWQHYVISLNGFLQGYNDSLQEEMNVDCPPGQYFIQDGNEDEDKKACQFKRSFLKNCSGLEDPTFGYSTGQPCILLKMNRIVGFRPEPGDPVKVSCKVQRGDENDIRSINYYPESASFDLRYYPYYGKLTHVNYTSPLVAMHFTDVVKNQAVPVQCQLKGKGIINDVINDRFVGRVIFTLNIET from the exons ATGGTGGTACCTgatttggaggaggaggaggaggaggaagaagaggaggagaaagaagaagaggaaaaggaggaggaagagagtcAGACTCAGGAAACAGGCAGTGCCTGGTGGCGGAAATGGCAGATCGTGAACGAATACCTGTGGGATCCGGAGAAAAGGATGTCTCTGGCCCGAACAGGTCAGAGTTGGA GCCTGATCTTAGTCATTTACTTCTTCTTCTATGCTTCCCTGGCCGCTGTGATCACCCTCTGCATGTACACGCTATTTCTGACCATCAGTCCTTACATGCCGACCTTCACTGAGAGGGTGAAGCCTCCTG GAGTTATGATCAGACCCTTCGCCCATAGCCTTAACTTCAACTTCAACGTTTCTGAACCTGACACTTGGCAGCATTATGTGATTAGTCTAAATGGCTTTCTCCAGG GTTATAATGACAGTCTTCAAGAGGAAATGAATGTAGATTGCCCCCCGGGCCAATACTTCATCCAAGATGGTAATGAGGATGAGGACAAGAAGGCCTGCCAATTTAAGCGCTCCTTCCTGAAGAACTGCTCTGGCCTGGAGGACCCTACTTTTGGCTACTCTACTGGACAGCCCTGCATCCTTCTAAAGATGAACCGG ATTGTTGGCTTTCGTCCTGAGCCTGGAGACCCTGTGAAGGTTTCCTGCAAAGTTCAG AGAGGTGATGAAAACGACATCCGATCCATCAATTACTACCCAGAGTCGGCTTCTTTTGACCTCCGTTACTACCCTTACTATGGCAAACTGACTCAC GTTAACTACACCTCCCCGCTGGTGGCAATGCACTTTACAGATGTAGTGAAGAACCAAGCGGTGCCTGTGCAGTGCCAACTGAAGGGCAAAGGCATCATAAATGATGTCATCAATGATCGTTTTGTGGGTAGGGTAATCTTTACTCTGAACATAGAAACCTAA